One genomic segment of Scophthalmus maximus strain ysfricsl-2021 chromosome 3, ASM2237912v1, whole genome shotgun sequence includes these proteins:
- the LOC118316893 gene encoding deoxynucleoside triphosphate triphosphohydrolase SAMHD1-like encodes MDNRQEQGMGAEPSKVFNDPIHGQVELHPLLIKIIDTPQFQRLRNLKQLGGSYFVFPGASHNRFEHSIGVCYLAGQLVKALNERQPELLITRRDILCVQIAGLCHDLGHGPFSHMFDGRFIPKARPNITWKHENASVAMFDHLVKENDLNQLMTQHGLVLPEDLTFIKEQIGGPLDTNAAQAKKWQYKGRPNDKSFLYQIVANKTNGIDVDKWDYFARDCYHLGIQNNFDYRRSLQFARVCEVDGQKHICTRDKEVGNLYDMFHTRSCLHRRAYQHKVGNIIEAMITEAFLKADPYIQIEGSEGKMFTLSTAIDDMVAYTKLTDNVFEQILHSSVTELAEPREILNNIICRRLHKFLGETQADEPLSVTKEMIKSWEAELAEANPQCEAQDVNLLPEDFVVSIINMDYGIQEENLINNLYFYSKDNPTKAYQIRKNQVSNFLPAKFAVQLIRVYFKKRDDKSLEAAKKHFVHWCTNKKFSKP; translated from the exons ATGGACAACCGACAAGAACAAGGGATGGGAGCAGAGCCAAGCAAG GTGTTCAACGATCCCATCCACGGGCAGGTGGAGCTGCACCCACTCCTCATCAAAATCATCGACACACCTCAGTTCCAGCGACTGCGAAACCTCAAGCAGCTCGGAGGGTCCTACTTTGTTTTCCCCGGCGCGTCGCACAACCGCTTTGAACACTCCATTGG GGTGTGCTACTTGGCAGGACAGCTTGTAAAAGCTCTCAATGAGCGGCAGCCGGAGCTCCTCATCACCCGCAGAGACATCCTCTGTGTGCAGATCGCAGGACTCTGCCATGACCTGG GACATGGGCCATTTTCCCATATGTTTGATGGGAGATTCATCCCAAAAGCACGTCCAAATATCACCTGGAAG catGAGAACGCCTCTGTGGCCATGTTTGATCACCTGGTTAAAGAAAATGACCTGAATCAGCTGATGACGCAGCACGGCTTGGTGCTGCCTGAGGACCTGACGTTTATTAAGGAGCAGATTGGTGGACCACTGGACACTAATGCAGCTCAGGCCAAGAAG TGGCAGTATAAAGGACGTCCTAACGACAAGTCCTTTCTCTATCAAATCGTggccaacaaaacaaatggtatCGATGTGGATAAGTGGGACTACTTTGCCAG GGACTGCTACCACCTGGGCATCCAGAACAACTTTGACTATCGCCGCTCCCTGCAGTTTGCCAGGGTTTGTGAGGTGGACGGTCAGAAGCACATCTGTACCAGAGACAAG GAGGTGGGCAATCTGTACGACATGTTCCACACAAGGAGCTGTCTCCACAGACGAGCCTACCAGCACAAGGTCGGCAACATCATAGAGGCCAT GATCACCGAGGCCTTTTTGAAAGCAGATCCATACATCCAGATTGAGGGCTCAGAAGGGAAGATGTTCACTCTCTCCACAGCCATAGACGACATGGTGGCCTACACCAAACTGACAG ATAACGTGTTTGAACAAATACTCCACTCGTCCGTCACGGAGCTGGCAGAACCGAGGGAGATTCTAAACAACATCATCTGTCGGCGCCTCCACAAGTTTCTGGGCGAAACCCAGGCAGACGAACCTTTGAGTGTcaccaag GAGATGATTAAAAGCTGGGAGGCAGAGTTGGCTGAGGCCAACCCTCAATGTGAGGCCCAGGATGTCAACCTGCTGCCAGAGGACTTCGTAGTTAGT ATCATTAACATGGACTATGGGATCCAGGAAGAGAACCTAATCAACAATTTGTATTTCTATAGCAAGGACAACCCAACCAAAGCCTACCAAATACGCAAGAACCAG GTTTCAAACTTTCTTCCAGCGAAATTTGCTGTGCAGCTGATCAGGGTCTACTTCAAGAAGAGGGATGATAAAAGTCTGGAAGCTGCCAAGAAGCACTTCGTTCATTGGTGCACAAACAAGAAATTCTCAAAGCCTTAG